In Streptomyces sp. HUAS ZL42, the DNA window GAATGATGATCGCGAAGACGCCGAGCCCAATGGCCAGACCGGCGAAGCCGCCGGCCGCGCGGCGGTCGATCGCACCGAAGACGACGAAGGCGAGGATGAAAGTGCCCACGGCTTCGGCGAAGAACGCCTGGCCGGTGCCGACTCCCGTGCCGTAGGCGGCGATGCCGAGGCCGACGTCGACCGCCTTCTTCCCCAGCACCCCGACGATCGCAAGCGCTCCCAGCACCGCCCCGGCCACCTGGGCCGCGATGTAGCCGGGGACGTCCCGCCAGGGCATCTTCTTCGTGACGGCCAACGCCAGGGTGATGGCCGGGTTGATCTGGCAGCCGGAGACATGCCCGATCGCGTAGACCATGGCGATGACGGCGGTGGCGAAGGCCAGCGAGATCATTCCCAGCTGCGCCATGGTGAACGGGGCGTCGCCGCCCACGATGAGCGTCGCGGGGACCGAGCCGACGCCGATGAACACCAGCACTGCGGTGCCCAGCATCTCGGCCAGAAGCTTCTGTGAGTAAGTGTTTTCTTCCATGGAAGGCGCCCAGCGCCGAGAGGCGGCTCGGGCGTCTCACCTCCTCCGCGTGGAGCGGGCTGTGAAGGGAGGTGACCGCCAGGTGGTCAGGGTCGGGCAACCTGGCGGCCGCTCAGGGGAACCGGGAAGTTTTAAGCCTCCGGCTGCATGTCGTTCATCATGGATGAACGTTGTTCCGGAAATTAACGCCGCGTTTCCGGCCTGTCAAGAGGTTCGGCAGCCCTGGCGTTCCGTCGGGACGAAGAAGGCCCCTCGGCAGCTGCCGAGGGGCCTGGATCAGGGGGCGGGGCGGGGGTGCGGACAAGCGCCACCGGGTTGCGGGGGCAGTCAGGTCATCGCGCTGCGTGCGGACGCCCCGCGGGGGGCACCCAGGTCGCGGGAGAGGTTGCGGGCGGTCTCCCGGACGGCGACCGCAAGCTCCTGACGTGCCGATTCGGCCAGCAGCCGTTCGACGGGGCCGACGATGCCGATGGCGCCGACCACCTCGCCGGAGCGGTCGAAGACGGGAGAGGCGATACCTGCGTCCCCGATGGCGGACTCCTGGTCCTCGAACGCATAACCCGTCCTGAGGACCTCCTTCAACTGACCCGCCAGCTCCTCCGGGTCGGTGATGCTGGCGCCGGTGAGCACAGCCGGCTCACCCGCGAGCAGCCGCTCACGCTCGTCGGCCGCGACGAAGGCCACGATGGCCTTGCCCAGAGCACACGTGCTCCACGGGATGCTGGCGCCCACCTCGAGGATCTGCACGGCACCCTCGGGCCGGAAGGCGTGGTGCACCACAAGGACGTGGTCACCGGTGAGCACGGCCACCCAGACCGCCTCGTTCGTCCGGTTCGCGAGCTGGTCCGCCCACGTCAGCGAGCGGGTCCGCAGCTCCTGGGTGTCCAGGTAGGCGTTGCCCAGCTGCACCAGGTCAGGTCCCAGCTGGTACTTCGAACTGTCCCGGTCCTGCACCACCAGCCCCTCGGCCTCCAGCGTGCGCAGCAGCGCATGCACGGTCGGCTTGGCCACGCCCAGACGGTCGGCCAGCTCGGTCACTCCGAGCCGGGGCCCGGTGGACGCGAGCTCCCGCAGTATCTGCACCGCTCGCTGCACCGCCTGCACCATCGAAAATTTCTCCCTCGTTCACTATTGATGAACAGCGTTCCGACATCTACGGTAACTGTTCATGAGCACATCTGTCGGCATCGTACTCGTGTCCCACAGCGCCGAGCTCGCCTCGGGCCTTCACCTGCTGGTGCAGCAGATCGGCTCCGACACGGTTCCCCTCGCCACCGCCGGAGGCACCGACGACGGCCGGATCGGCACCAGCTACGACCTTGTCCTCGCCGCCATCCGCAGCGTCGACCGCGGAGCCGGCGTCGTCGTCCTGCCCGACCTCGGCAGCTCCGTCCTGACCGCCCGCACCGTCCTGGAAGACCACCCCCGCCCCGACGTGCTGCTGGTCGACGCACCCTTCGTCGAAGGAGCCGTCGCAGCCGTCGTCACCGCCGCATCCGGCGCCGACCTCAAGACCGTCGCCGACGCCGCCAAGGAGGCCCGCAATGTCCACAAGCTCTGACCCCACCACCACGATCGCCACGACCACGTCCAAACACGAGACGGCCGTCGTCCTGCCCGCCAACCTGCACGCACGTCCGGCAGGCCAACTCGCCCGAGCCGCAGCGACATTCACCAGCACCATACGACTGGAGCACGCCGACCGGACGGTCAATCCGACCGGTGTCCTCGCCGTCATGGGCCTGGGCGCCACTGCCGGAAGCACCGTGACCGTCCGCGCCGAAGGCCACGACGCCGAACAGGCCGTCGCGGCGTTGGCCCAGATCCTCGCCACCGCCGAGTGACCCAACCGCCACCAGCGGCACGAAACCAGCCTCCGCTTCCGACATGAGAAGCGACGACCAGTGGAGGTGGCCGAGGATGAGCGTCCCCGCCACGAACACGTCTGACGCCGAAATGGCCCCCATGGCCACGCCCTCGCGGGCCGAGCTGGTCTGCGCACTGCCGCACATCCCCGAGGCCGTCTCCGTCGTACGCCGACGGGCACGCACCGTCCTCACCCAATGGCGCGTGCCCACCCCGACGGTCGACGACGCCCTCCTGGTGATCTCGGAGCTGGCCACCAACGCGATCGTCCACGCACGTCCCCCAGCCGTACTGCGGTTGCGCCTGCCCGAGGTCGGCGGCCGCCGCGCCCTCCGCGTCGAGGTCACCGACGCGGGGCCGGTGCCTCGACGACGCCCGTCGCACGCCGACGCGCCACCCTCCGAACACAAGGAAAACGGTCGCGGGACCGACATCGTCGCAGCCCTCTCCGCACGACACGGAATGTCCCGCCACCCCGAGAGGACCACCCGATGGGCCGATCTCCACATGGGGCCTTGACCACCCGTGGCACGGCAGCCACACGTCCCAGGGACGTTGTGGCAGGACGAGGAACTGCCGAACCCGCGAGGTGCCGGACGGCGCCGCGGCACCGTCCGGCAGGCGACGACAACCGCAGCCACGGTCGTCTCACGCACCCGCGCATCGGGCCACATGTGCTCAAGACCTCGCGCGCGTCGGTGCAGCCCATGGCGGCGGAGGAATGCGTCGACGAGCCCGTCGGTCAATCCGTGCCCGATCGGCTCGTCGGTCACCAGCGCTCGGTAGTAGAGAGGGCCCACGAGCTGGTCCGTCCCGGCCGCCATGTCGAGGTCGGCAGGGAGCTGCCCAGAAGACGGCGCCGGGGTCGGATTCGCTGAGGAACAAGGCCAGACGGCGCAGCAGCTCGACGTCACCGACACCGAGCGAGTGCGTCGAGTCGTCAAAAAACGAGGTGTTCGAGGTCCTCGGCACGCCGGGGCGTCCGGTGCTTCCTGCCTCGCTTCTGCTTCGACCTGCGAGAGGCCCAAAAATCCCCAACTGACCTCGCAACATACCGCGCTGACAACACCTCATGCCTTGACGACCCGAGTTGGCCGTCCCGTACGACGCGCTCCCCCGACCTCTGGCGGCCGTCGAACCAGACCGCCTTGCAGAATTCCTTTCCGCCAGGCCAGCTCTGACGACGGCTTTGGGGAAGCTCGCTGCCGGTAGTTCGTTTAAATCCGGCGATGGTGTGGGTTGACGGCAGGTCAGCGCAGCGGCGGGGGTTTCGTGAGTATCTGTCTGGGCTGCTGGCACCGCGGGAGCGGAACAAGACGATCACCTGCCTGGCCGGGGCGGAGCCGGTAGCCGGCGCAGGGATGCCGGGGGTGCAGCGGCTGCAGTTCTTCTTGTCCGAGTCGCCCTGGGAGGCCGAGCAGGTCAACGACCGGCGGCTTGAACTGCTGCGCGAGCAGCCGGCGACGACTCCGCACGACGGCGGGGCCATCGTGATCGACGACTCCGGGGACCGCAAGGACGGCACGGCGACCGCGCATGTGGGCCGACAGTGGCTGGGCCGGCTGGGCAAAACGGACAACGGCATCGTCACCGTGACCACGGTGTGGACCGACGGCCGCGTGACGGGCCAGAGAGGGGGCCCGGCCACACCCCACCAGCACCAACTGCCCTGCCGGCCCAGAGCCTTACGGGCCGTCCGTTCCTGGCTTTGGCGGCAACCAGTGCTGGCCCGCGCGGTGCGCGGATCACCGAGGCTCACGGCCCCCCATCGGCAGGGCATCCTCGCTGAGCGCCGCCACTCAGTGACCTCGTGCAATCCAGTCGGCGAGGTGGGGCGCTTCAGCGCCGATGGTGGTGCCCTGTCCGTGCCCGGTACGCGCTTGCGTGGCCGGTGGCAGCACAAGGAGGCGGTCCCGGATCGAGCGGATGATGGTCGGGAAGTTCGAGTACGACCGACCGGTCGCTCCTGGACCGCCCGCAAACAGCGTGTCGCCCGTGAAGACGGTGTTGAGCGAGGGCAGGTACAGGCAGATGGCCCCGGGCGTGTGCCCAGGGGTGTGCAGCACCCGCAATTCCGTGCCCGCGACGGGGATGCGCTGGTTGTCGGAGAGGTAACCGCCGGGGTCGTGGTCGGGGTGGGTGTGCTTCCACAGCAGCCGGTCGTCCAGGTGGACGAAAACGGGCGCGCCGGTGGCCTCGGCGAGGGCGGGAGCCGCGTTGATGTGGTCGTTGTGGGCATGGGTACACACGATGGCGGTCAGACGGCGGTCTCCGACGGCACGGGCGATCGCCTCCGCGTCGTGGGCGGCGTCGATGACGACCGCCTCGTGGTCGTCGCCGACGATCCAGACGTTGTTGTCGACGTTCCAGGTGCCGCCGTCCAGGCTGAAGGTGCCCGAGGTGATGACGTGCTCGATGCGGACGCCGGTCATCACAGCATCACCACCGAACGCAGGACGTCGCCCCGGTGCATATGGGCGAAGGCGTCCTCGACCTCGTCCAGGGCGATGGTCTCGGTGACGAAGGCGTCCAGGTCCAGTCGGCCCTGCAGGTAGAGGTCGATGAGCATCGGGAAGTCGCGGGAGGGCAGGCAGTCGCCGTACCAGGAGGACTTCAGGGCTCCGCCGCGGCCGAAGACGTCCAGCAGCGGCAGTTCGAGCGTCATGTCCGGGGTGGGCACCCCGACGAGGACGACCGTGCCGGCGAGGTCGCGGGCGTAGAAGGCCTGCCGGTAGGTTTCCGGGCGGCCGACGGCCTCGATGACGGTGTCGGCGCCGAACCCGCCGGTCAGCTCGCGGATCGCCTCGACCGGGTCGGTCTCCTTGGAGTTGACGGTGTGGGTGGCGCCCAGGCTCTTGGCGGTGGCCAGCTTGCGGTCGTCGATGTCGACGGCGATGACCTTGGCCGCACCGGCCAGGTGGGACCCGACGATCGCGGCATCTCCGACGCCGCCGCAGCCGATGACGGCCACCGTGTCCCCTCGGCCGACGTTGCCGGTGTTGATCGCCGCGCCGATGCCGGCCATCACCCCGCAGCCGAGCAGACCGGCCGCGGCCGGTGAGGCGGCCGGGTCGACCTTCGTGCACTGCCCGGCGGCGACCAGCGTCTTCTCGGCGAAGGCTCCGATACCGAGGGCGGGCGAGAGCTCGGTGCCGTCCAGGAGAGTCATCTTCTGTGCGGCGTTGTGGGTGTCGAAGCAGTACTGGGGGCGTCCGCGCCGGCAGGCGCGGCAGCGGCCGCACACGGCGCGCCAGTTGAGGATGACGAAGTCGCCGGGTTCGACGTCCGTCACTCCGGGGCCGACTTCTTCGACGACGCCGGCCGCCTCGTGCCCGAGGAGGAAGGGGAAGTCGTCGTTGATGCCCCCGTCGCGGTAGTGCAGGTCGGTGTGGCAGACACCGCACGCCTGGACTTTCACCACTGCCTCTCCCGGGCCCGGGTCGGGCACGACGATCGTCTCGACGGCTACCGGCTCGCCTTTGGCGCGGGCGACGACACCGCGTACGTGGTGGGGCATGGAGGTGGTCCTCTCGCTGTGCGATGTGGGTGGGTGGGAGCGGGTGCGGTCGCCGGAGGTCACCTTGCGGGACGCACGGTGACGGGGAGCACTGCCCAGGAGCGCAGGGTGTTGTTGAGATGGCGGCGGGGTTCGCCGGTGAGCTCGATGCGTTCCACGCGGCGGGCGAGGGCGGTCAGCAGGGCCTCGGCCTCCAGGCGGGCGACGTGCTGGCCGACGCACTGGTGGATGCCCATGCCGAAGCCGACGTGGCCGGAGGGGTCCCGGGTGAGGTCGAAGCGGTCGGCATCGGGCCAGCGGGCCGGGTCGCGGTTGGCGGCGCCAAGGAACATGAGGATCTTCATGCCCTCAGGGATGAGGGCGCCGGCGATGGTGACGTCGGTGGTGGCGGTACGGAAGAAGGTCTGCACGGGTGACTGCCAGCGCACCGCTTCGTCGAACGCCACACGCGCCGACTCGGGTCGTTCGCGCAGTCGTTGCCACTGGTCGGGGTGGGTCGCGAAGGCGTAGAGGGTGGCGGCGAGGCCGTGGACGGTGGTGTCGACGCCGGCGGTGAGCAGGGAGCGCACCACCAGGGGTGCCTGGGTGTGCGTGAGGTCGCCGCGGTCGGCGGCGGCCCATATACGGGAGCCGAAACCGTCCTCGCTCAGCGCCTCGCGGGCGCACTGGGCGTTCACCCAGGCCGACAACTCGGCCGCCCGGTCAGCGTCGGCCTTCACGAGGTCGTTGGCCGGTCCGAAGGCGTTGAAGGCCATGTTGCCGTAAGGCAGAAGGTGGTCCCGTCCCTCGGGACCCAGTCCGACGGCGTCGGGGAACACACGGAGCGGAAACGCCCTGGCCAGGTCCGTGAAGGCGTCGAACTGCCTGCCCCGGTCGGCCAGTACGGTGTCGACCAGTTCCTCGGCGACCGTCTGCCACGTCGCGCGCAGTTGGCGCAGGGCGGGTAGTGCGAGGATCTCGCGCAGGACACGGCGCGGGGCGTCGTGGTGCGGCGGGTCGGCTTCCAGCAGCAGGCTAGGCGGCCGCCAGGGTTTCTCGTGACGGAAGTTGGCCAGTCCGACGCCGGCGGCGGACTGGAAGGCCTGCCAGTCGACCAGGGCGGCGTGCACCTCGCGGTAGCGGGCCAGCGCGTACACGTTGTAGCGGGTCAGGTGGACGACGGGACCGGCTTGCCGCAACTGCTGGTGCAGCGGCTCGGGTTGTGCCAGATGTTCGGCGGCGAAGGGGTCCGCGTCACTCGTGGGGAGCGACACGGCGGGGGCCGGTGCGTGGGTCATGGCGGCTCCAAGCGGAAGAGGGCACGGGGCACGGGGGCATGTCTGCGGGTGCGGCTCAGAGGTCGAGGACGAGGCGGTCACCGCGGGAGCGGGATACGCACGGGAGCATGCAGTCGTTCGCGGCCCGTTCGTGGTCGGCGAGGATCGAGTCCCGGTGATCGGGCGTCCCTTCCAGCACCGGCGTGAGGCAGGTGCCGCAGGTGCCCTGCTCGCAGGAGGACAGGACGTCGGCTCCCACCTGTCGTACGGCGTGCAGGACGGAGGTGTCCGGCATGACAGTCACGGTGCGGCCCGTGCGGCGCAGCTCCACCTCGAAGGCGGCCTGGTGGACGGGCTCCGGCAGGGCGGCGGCGTTGAAGCGCTCGGTGCGCAGGCTGTACGACGGCCAGGCGGCGCAGGCCTGCTCGACGGCCGCCAACAGCGGCGCCGGTCCGCAGCAGTAGACCTTGGTGCCGGGATCCGGGGTGTCCAGCCACGGGGCCAGGTCCAGCAGGCCGCACTCGTCCTGGGGGCTGATGTGCACTCGGTCGCCGTGGGCGGCCGACAGTTCCTCGCGGAACGCCATCGAGGCACGGCTGCGGCCTCCGTACAGCAACTGCCAGTCGGCGCCGATCAGTTCAGCCTGGTGGATCATAGGCAGCAGCGGGGTGATGCCGATGCCGCCCGCGATGAACAGGTACCGCTCGGCCGGAACCAGCGGGAAGTGGTTGCGCGGCCCGCCCACACCGACCAGGTCACCCGGCGCGAGCCGGTCGTGCACGTACGCCGAGCCACCACGCCCGGCCGGCTCGCGCAGGACCGCGATGCGGTAGGTGTACGAGTCCCACCGGTCACCGCACAGGGAGTACTGCCGGGTCGTCCCTTCCGGCAGGACCAGGTCGATGTGCGAGCCAGGGGTCCAGTCCGGCAGCCGCGCGGCGTCCGGGTGGGCGAGAGTGAGAGATACGACACCGTCGGCGATCGTGTCTTTGGCGCGGATCTCCAGTGTCACCCTGGAGAGGGCGGATTGGGGAACCCGGAGCAGGCTGTCTGCGACCACGTCGTCGCCTCCCGTCTGTGGAATGCAGGCAGGATGCTCAGGGCCGGGGCTGTCTCGCGACGGCATTCTCATTCAGTGAGAGACGAATTTCGTGCGGATGCCACGCGGATGTCGCGCCACCGTCGCATGACCGTCGGCAGCCCCGTCGTCACGTGCTGCCCAGGGCGCGCGAGATGCCGCGGGCGGCGGTCCGTACGACGGGGACGACCGCTTGGGCGCTCGCGTCGTTGGGCACGATGACGGCCAGAGCCGCTATCACCGTGCCGTCGCCGCCGCGCACGGGGGCGGCGATCCCGAGGGCCTCTTCGTGGACGTAGCCAGGGCAGTAGGCGTATCCCTGCTGCCGGACGTCGGCCAGGATCGCGCGTAGCTGTGCCGGGGTGGCCGGAGTTCGGGGTGTGTAGGTGGTGAGGGGGCCGGCGAGGATGCGTTCCCTCAGAGAGACGGGGCCGTGGGCCAGCAGCACCAGGCCGCTGGAGGAGGCGTGCAGGGGCAGCCGGCCGGCGACCCGGGTGTAGTTGATCACCGCGCTGGGTGCCGAGAGGCGCTCCAGGAACAGCACGTCGTCGCCGTCGCGCACGCCCAGCTGCACGTGGTGGCCGACGACGTCGTGCACGCCCTCCATGAACGGCATCGCGGTGTCCCTCAGCGAGAGCGTCGGCGAAGCGCGTGTCACCAGCTCCCACAGGCGCACACCGATCCGCACCTTGCGGTCGTCGTCCCGGCTGAGGAAGCCGTGCGCCACCAGCTCGGCCACGAGCCGGGAGGCCGTCGCCACATGCAGCCCGCTGCGGCGGGCGATCTCCGAGACGGTCAGCGCCGGCTCGTCCTGGCTGAAGGCCTCCAGGATGCGAGCCGCCCGGGAAAGGACCGAGTCATGGAGGGGTGTCTTCATGATCCGTGCTCCGGTGTTCGGGCATACGCCGCCGGGAGACCAGCATGGCATTCGCCCTCCGGCACGCAAGGCCGCCCCGTGCAGCCGGAGGTTCGCGGCGTATCGGAGCCGAAACGGGATCTTCGCCAGGGCGATGGGTCCGGCGCGAGACGCCGAGGGCCTGGAGGGTGACCAGGCCGCGCCGGTTCCTGCCGCAGCGGCCGAACAGCTCACGCCTGTGCCGTCGCCCTCGACGGCGCTGTCGGACTTCGGGACGACGGCCGGTTCCTTGGATCCGCAGTGCGCGCCGGGGCCCAGCGGGTCTGTCTGCCGGTGGTGTCGCCACGCGCAGGACGAAGGGAGTTGACGGTTGCCGGTGCGTCGCGCCGGACCGAAGGAAGAGCCTGGTCAGCCGCACCCGACGGGTGCGGCTGACCAGGGGGCGGGTCACGCCTGCAAAGTCTCTTGCGGCGCCGTCGTCCGGCGGAGGACGGGCAGCAGCCCGGCCGCCACCAGTGCCGAGGCCAGGCCGAGGAGGCCGACGGCGCCGGCGAGGCTGCCGGTGGCGGACTCGACGGCGATCAGGGCGAGCGGGCAGAGGAACTGCCCGGAGAAGAACGACGCCGTCCACAGGCCGGTGCCGCGGCCGCGGTCGGCGTAGTCCAGCTTGGACATCGCCCAGGTGAGCAGCGAGGGCAGCAGGAAGCCGGTGCCGATGCAGTTGAGGACCGCGCCGGCGACCAGGACCGGGGTGCTGGGGGCCAGGCCCATGACCACGAACCCGGCTCCGCACAGGGCGAAGATCGCGGGCAGCCTGCGCTCCGGCCGGCCGGTGAGCCTGGCGAAGGTGAGGCATCCGGTGACGGTGGCGGCGCTGGCGATCGCGGTGGCCATGCCGATGATGCCGCTGTTCTTCACGCCCAGGTCGTCCAGCAGGTAGGCCGTTTCCACCGGGACGGTGTAGAAGACGATGGCGCCGAACACCGACAGCACGCAGATGCCCGCCAGTCGGCGCACGGGGAACGGCCGTGCCTCGGCGGCGGCAGCCTTTTCCGTGGCTGCGCCCTGCCTGGGCTGGGGCAGGTACGCGGCCATGGCGGGGGCGAGGAGCAGCCCGACGGCGTAGAGCCAGAACGGGGTACGCCAGCCCGAGGATCCGAGCGCGCCGCCGAGCACGAAGAAGGCGGTGGCGGAGGCGGAGGCGCACAGGGTCTGCAGGGCCAGGTAGCGGTCCCGTACGCGGCCTGTGTAGTAGTCGCCGATCAGTGTGGTGCAGCAGGTCATGATGGCGGCCTCGGTGACGCCGAGGAGGGCGCGGCTGGCCACGATGGCACCGAGGGAGTCCAGCCACAGCGGTGCGGTGCCGAACAGGGCGTACAGGACGGCCGCGACGATCAGGAGGCGTTTGCGTCCCAGCCGGTCGATGATGACGCCCGCGAAGGGGGCCAGCAGGGCGAGCGCGAGTGCGGGGACGGTCAGGACCATCGGGACGAGCGCCTTGGCGCCGGGCACTGTGGCGAAGTGCGCCTGCATCTTCGGCAGCACCGGAGCGAGCAGCACCGCGCCGAGGATCGGCAGACAGCTGCCTGCCATCAGAAGCACGATGCGCAGACGGCCCCCGGCTTCGGGCGCGGGCTCGGTGTTCTGGGCGGCGGTGCCGTCGGCGGGCACGGGTGGGGAAAGGAATCCGGGCATGCGAGGCCTCCACGGGGCGGGGGCGGGGGCGCGCAACCGCGCCCCCGCGGTGGCCGTGGCCGTGCCAGGCTGCGGGGCGCAGGTGCACCCAATGGGGATGCGCCCGAGAGCGGGCGTCAGGAACTGGCACGACTATGGGCCAGGCTCCCCCGGGCGGCTACCCTCTGCGCGATCAAACTCCTGGATCGTGTTCATCCAGCCTGTGGATGGCGGGTGGTCGGCCCGGTGAGGGAGGCAGCGACGCGCGCGGCCGTCTCGCGCAGCCAGATGTGCGCGGCATCGCGGGTGTGGACCGGGTGCCACCACAGGGCCTGCCGGAGGGGGACGGCCTCGTAGGGCGGCTCCATGATCCGTACCGGGGCGACGCCGCGCAGGCGCTCCGCGAGGCGCCCTTGGACGAGGGCGATGCGACGGGTGCCGGCGACCAGGAAGGGCAGGGTCTGGAAGCTGTCGACGGAGACCTCGACGTGGGGTTCGATGCCGAGCATGCCGAGCTGGCGTACGGCCGGGGCGTCATAGGTGCGCTGGTATGTCACCCACGGCAGCCGGGCCAGGTCCTCGGTCGTGATGCGGTCACCGACCTCGGGGTGGTGGTCCGCGACGAGGAAGACCCATCGGTCGTCGTAGAGATCGGTGGCGGGGAAGCCGCTGATCACACCGTGCGGCATGAACAGGCCGTCCGTCGTGCTGAGCAGGGTGGCGGTGTCGTCGATCACGGTCGGCGGGATCTGGGTGAAGCGCAACCTGATACCCGGCGCCTCTTCATGGACGACGCGGGCGAGTTCGCTACCGAAGACGGCGACGGCGTAATCGGTCGCAAGCAGTGTGAACTGGCGGCTCTCGGCGGCCGGGTCGAAGTGGGCCTGACTGCTGAAGAGGCGTTCCAGCAGGTCGCAGGCGGTGGACGTGCGGTCGAGGAGGACCTGCCCGAGGGCGGTGAGCTCGTAGTGGCCGCCGGCCCGGGTGAGGAGGTCGTCGTCGAAGTGGCGGCGCAGCCGGGCGAGCGCGGCGCTCATGGCGGGCTGGCTGAGGCCCATGCGACGCCCGGCCCGGGTGACGTTGCGCTCCTCCAGCAGGGCACGCAGCGCGACGACGAGGTTGAGATCGAGGCGGGCCAGGTTCACGGGACTCCCCTTAGCAACACTTTGATCAGCGATTATAAACGTCGCGGATCGCGAATATCCACAGAATCGATTTCCCTGATCAGGGCGGGCGGCCTCAGATTATGTCCCACCTGCAATCAGGAGGACATGTCCGTGAAACCCGAACCCGCATCCGCTCTGTTCGCGGGCCCTTTCGCCCTCGCCACCCTCTCGACCCCGGGCCAGCCGCACTTCCCCGCCCTGGTCACGGCCGGCAGTCAGGTAGTCGACCTCCGAGCGGCCCTGCGGGACGACGCTCTGACGATGCGCGGTCTGCTCGAGCGGTGGGCGGTCGCACTCCCCCTGTTGCACAAGCTCGCCGCCGACCCCGGGACCGAACGGCGGCCCCTGGCGGACTTCCGGGTGCATGCTCCCATCGAGCCGCGTCAGGTGCTGCAGTCGGGAGCCAACTACCGGCAGCACGTGATCGACCTGCACGTGGCCCACCGGGACCCCGCCGACGACCGCTCCGAGGAGGATCGGCGCGCCGAGGCAGCCGAGATCATGGACCGGCGGGCGGCCGAGGACCTGCCGTACATGTTCATCGGCCTGCCAAGCGCGATCACCGGCCCGTATGACGATGTCGTACTGCCCTCCTGGGCTGAAAAGCCGGACTGGGAGCTGGAGTTGGCGGTTGTCATCGGCCGGCCGGCCCACCGGGTGTCCGCCGAGAGTGCCCTCGACCATGTCGCCGGGTACACGATCGCCAACGACCTCACCGACCGTGCCACCGTCTTCCGCCGGGACATGCCGCAGATCGGCACCGACTGGCTGCGCAGCAAGAACGCACCCGGCTTCACCCCGCTGGGACCCTGGATCGTGCCCGCCGGGTCGATCGCCGACCCGGACGACTTGCGCGTCACGCTCAGGCTCAACGGCGACACCATGCAGGACGAGTCCACCAAGGACATGATCTTCAGCGTTGCCCGGATGGTGGCGTACGCCTCCCAGACCGCTCGCCTGCTGCCCGGTGACCTCATCCTGACCGGCAGCCCGGCCGGCAATGGCATGCACTGGGGTCGGCTGCTGCGCGACGGCGACGTGATGGAGGGTTCGGTCACCGGGCTCGGTGTGCAGCGCACCCGATGTGTGGCGGAGGCCGCGTCGTGACCCTGAACCGCCATGATCCGGAAGGCTCCATCGCGCGCACGGCCAAGGCGTGCTCCAACTGGGGGCGTTGGGGCGAGGACGACGTGCTCGGCACCCTCAACTTCCTCGACGCGGCCAAGCGGCGCGAGGGCGCGGCGCTGGTCCGGCGGGGCGTCAGCTTCTCCCTCTCCCAGCGGTTCGACATGAACGGTCCGCAGAAGGGCTGGCGCCGGCGGACCAACCCGGTGCACACCATGCTGGACACCGGCACCGACGCGGCCCTGGGTATTC includes these proteins:
- the dhaM gene encoding dihydroxyacetone kinase phosphoryl donor subunit DhaM, with product MSTSVGIVLVSHSAELASGLHLLVQQIGSDTVPLATAGGTDDGRIGTSYDLVLAAIRSVDRGAGVVVLPDLGSSVLTARTVLEDHPRPDVLLVDAPFVEGAVAAVVTAASGADLKTVADAAKEARNVHKL
- a CDS encoding cytochrome P450, with translation MTHAPAPAVSLPTSDADPFAAEHLAQPEPLHQQLRQAGPVVHLTRYNVYALARYREVHAALVDWQAFQSAAGVGLANFRHEKPWRPPSLLLEADPPHHDAPRRVLREILALPALRQLRATWQTVAEELVDTVLADRGRQFDAFTDLARAFPLRVFPDAVGLGPEGRDHLLPYGNMAFNAFGPANDLVKADADRAAELSAWVNAQCAREALSEDGFGSRIWAAADRGDLTHTQAPLVVRSLLTAGVDTTVHGLAATLYAFATHPDQWQRLRERPESARVAFDEAVRWQSPVQTFFRTATTDVTIAGALIPEGMKILMFLGAANRDPARWPDADRFDLTRDPSGHVGFGMGIHQCVGQHVARLEAEALLTALARRVERIELTGEPRRHLNNTLRSWAVLPVTVRPAR
- a CDS encoding IclR family transcriptional regulator, yielding MVQAVQRAVQILRELASTGPRLGVTELADRLGVAKPTVHALLRTLEAEGLVVQDRDSSKYQLGPDLVQLGNAYLDTQELRTRSLTWADQLANRTNEAVWVAVLTGDHVLVVHHAFRPEGAVQILEVGASIPWSTCALGKAIVAFVAADERERLLAGEPAVLTGASITDPEELAGQLKEVLRTGYAFEDQESAIGDAGIASPVFDRSGEVVGAIGIVGPVERLLAESARQELAVAVRETARNLSRDLGAPRGASARSAMT
- a CDS encoding MBL fold metallo-hydrolase; this translates as MTGVRIEHVITSGTFSLDGGTWNVDNNVWIVGDDHEAVVIDAAHDAEAIARAVGDRRLTAIVCTHAHNDHINAAPALAEATGAPVFVHLDDRLLWKHTHPDHDPGGYLSDNQRIPVAGTELRVLHTPGHTPGAICLYLPSLNTVFTGDTLFAGGPGATGRSYSNFPTIIRSIRDRLLVLPPATQARTGHGQGTTIGAEAPHLADWIARGH
- a CDS encoding S-(hydroxymethyl)mycothiol dehydrogenase produces the protein MPHHVRGVVARAKGEPVAVETIVVPDPGPGEAVVKVQACGVCHTDLHYRDGGINDDFPFLLGHEAAGVVEEVGPGVTDVEPGDFVILNWRAVCGRCRACRRGRPQYCFDTHNAAQKMTLLDGTELSPALGIGAFAEKTLVAAGQCTKVDPAASPAAAGLLGCGVMAGIGAAINTGNVGRGDTVAVIGCGGVGDAAIVGSHLAGAAKVIAVDIDDRKLATAKSLGATHTVNSKETDPVEAIRELTGGFGADTVIEAVGRPETYRQAFYARDLAGTVVLVGVPTPDMTLELPLLDVFGRGGALKSSWYGDCLPSRDFPMLIDLYLQGRLDLDAFVTETIALDEVEDAFAHMHRGDVLRSVVML
- a CDS encoding 2Fe-2S iron-sulfur cluster-binding protein; amino-acid sequence: MTLEIRAKDTIADGVVSLTLAHPDAARLPDWTPGSHIDLVLPEGTTRQYSLCGDRWDSYTYRIAVLREPAGRGGSAYVHDRLAPGDLVGVGGPRNHFPLVPAERYLFIAGGIGITPLLPMIHQAELIGADWQLLYGGRSRASMAFREELSAAHGDRVHISPQDECGLLDLAPWLDTPDPGTKVYCCGPAPLLAAVEQACAAWPSYSLRTERFNAAALPEPVHQAAFEVELRRTGRTVTVMPDTSVLHAVRQVGADVLSSCEQGTCGTCLTPVLEGTPDHRDSILADHERAANDCMLPCVSRSRGDRLVLDL
- a CDS encoding HPr family phosphocarrier protein; translated protein: MSTSSDPTTTIATTTSKHETAVVLPANLHARPAGQLARAAATFTSTIRLEHADRTVNPTGVLAVMGLGATAGSTVTVRAEGHDAEQAVAALAQILATAE
- a CDS encoding ATP-binding protein: MSVPATNTSDAEMAPMATPSRAELVCALPHIPEAVSVVRRRARTVLTQWRVPTPTVDDALLVISELATNAIVHARPPAVLRLRLPEVGGRRALRVEVTDAGPVPRRRPSHADAPPSEHKENGRGTDIVAALSARHGMSRHPERTTRWADLHMGP
- a CDS encoding MIP/aquaporin family protein gives rise to the protein MEENTYSQKLLAEMLGTAVLVFIGVGSVPATLIVGGDAPFTMAQLGMISLAFATAVIAMVYAIGHVSGCQINPAITLALAVTKKMPWRDVPGYIAAQVAGAVLGALAIVGVLGKKAVDVGLGIAAYGTGVGTGQAFFAEAVGTFILAFVVFGAIDRRAAGGFAGLAIGLGVFAIIIPVAPATAASINPARTLGPMITGQLFDGTVHWDQMPVYIAAEVLGAVAAGVLYTALNTRRSTAAAGAAENQLAETASA